The following are encoded together in the Brassica napus cultivar Da-Ae chromosome A9, Da-Ae, whole genome shotgun sequence genome:
- the LOC106364137 gene encoding uncharacterized protein LOC106364137 isoform X2, whose product MGCFSCINGTQKKQRKEEERQASAEARARAAEAAMRREEEFKKSAHGRAAQAQLQQMAKQSANTNKGEPVLKWQMT is encoded by the exons ATGGGTTGTTTCAGTTGCATCAACGGAACGCAAAAGAAGCAGCGTAAGGAAGAAGAGAGACAAGCCTCCGCCGAAGCTCGCGCCAGAGCCGCCGAAGCTGCCATGCGACg AGAAGAAGAGTTTAAAAAGTCTGCACATGGAAGGGCTGCACAAGCTCAGTTACAGCAAATGGCTAAACAATCTGCTAATACTAACAAAGGAGAGCCTGTTCTTAAG TGGCAAATGACATAG
- the LOC106366261 gene encoding histidinol dehydrogenase, chloroplastic-like, translated as MSFDLARLSFSPHTAVSKKGDVVRCAMKSYRLSELSFSQVENLKSRPRIDFSSIFTTVNPIIDAVRCKGDVAVKEYTERFDKVQLNNVVEDVSELSLPELDSKVKEAFDVAYDNIYAFHLAQKSTEKSVENMKGVRCKRVSRSIGSVGLYVPGGTAVLPSTALMLAIPAQIAGCKTVVLATPPTKEGSICKEVLYCAKRAGVTHILKAGGAQAIAAMAWGTDSCPKVEKIFGPGNQYVTAAKMILQNSEAMVSIDMPAGPSEVLVIADEHASPVYIAADLLSQAEHGPDSQVVLVIVGDGVNLKAIEEEIAKQCKSLPRGEFASKALSHSFTVFARDMIEAITFSNVYAPEHLIINVKDAEKWEGLIENAGSVFIGPWTPESVGDYASGTNHVLPTYGYARMYSGVSLDSFLKFMTVQSLTEEGLRNLGPYVATMAEIEGLDAHKRAVTLRLKDIEAKQASQTK; from the exons ATGTCATTCGATCTTGCTCGTCTCTCCTTCTCCCCTCACACAGCTGTTTCTAAAAAAG GAGACGTTGTTAGGTGCGCAATGAAGTCGTATAGATTATCTGAACTTAGTTTCTCTCAAGTTGAAAACTTGAAGTCACGTCCTCGCATTGACTTCTCTTCCATTTTCACCACT GTTAACCCAATCATCGACGCCGTTCGTTGCAAAGGAGATGTTGCTGTCAAAGA ATATACTGAAAGATTTGACAAAGTCCAACTCAATAACGTGGTGGAAGATGTGTCTGAGCTTTCTCTTCCTGAG CTTGACTCTAAAGTCAAAGAAGCGTTTGATGTTGCGTATGACAACATTTATGCATTTCACTTGGCTCAAAAATCAACTGAGAAAAGCGTTGAGAATATGAAA ggtgTCAGATGTAAAAGGGTGTCGAGATCTATTGGGTCTGTAGGTCTTTATGTCCCTGGTGGAACAGCTGTTTTGCCATCTACTGCTTTGATGCTTGCTATT CCTGCTCAGATTGCTGGATGTAAAACAGTTGTACTCGCAACTCCACCAACTAAGGAAGGAAGCATATGTAAG GAGGTGCTGTATTGTGCTAAGAGGGCTGGTGTAACTCACATACTTAAAGCTGGTGGAGCTCAG GCTATAGCTGCCATGGCCTGGGGGACTGATTCTTGTCCCAAG GTTGAGAAGATTTTTGGTCCTGGGAATCAGTATGTTACAGCTGCTAAGATGATTCTACAA AACAGCGAGGCAATGGTTTCGATTGATATGCCTGCTGGCCCTTCAGAAGTTCTAGTCATCGCTGATGAACATGCTAGTCCAGTTTACATTGCAGCAGACTTGCTTTCTCAG GCTGAGCATGGTCCAGACAGTCAAGTTGTTCTTGTTATTGTAGGCGACGGTGTAAACCTCAAAGCTATCGAAGAAGAAATCGCCAAACAGTGCAAAAGCCTTCCTAGAGGAGAGTTTGCTTCAAAAGCACTAAGTCACAGTTTCACAgtatttgctcgagatatgattgAG GCAATAACTTTCTCAAACGTGTATGCACCTGAACACTTGATCATCAACGTAAAAGACGCTGAGAAATGGGAGGGACTGATCGAGAACGCAGGTTCTGTTTTCATAGGGCCATGGACGCCAGAGAGTGTTGGTGATTACGCTAGCGGCACAAACCACGTTCTTCCAACATACGGGTATGCGAGAATGTACAGTGGCGTCTCTCTAGactctttcttgaagttcatgACTGTACAGTCCTTGACAGAGGAAGGTCTGAGAAACCTTGGTCCTTATGTGGCGACTATGGCTGAAATCGAAGGTCTAGATGCACACAAGAGAGCGGTTACACTCAGACTCAAGGATATTGAAGCTAAACAGGCTTCTCAAACCAAGTGA
- the LOC106364137 gene encoding uncharacterized protein LOC106364137 isoform X1, whose product MGCFSCINGTQKKQRKEEERQASAEARARAAEAAMRREEEFKKSAHGRAAQAQLQQMAKQSANTNKGEPVLKVLFLPQLCIWFVKLYIFAYLA is encoded by the exons ATGGGTTGTTTCAGTTGCATCAACGGAACGCAAAAGAAGCAGCGTAAGGAAGAAGAGAGACAAGCCTCCGCCGAAGCTCGCGCCAGAGCCGCCGAAGCTGCCATGCGACg AGAAGAAGAGTTTAAAAAGTCTGCACATGGAAGGGCTGCACAAGCTCAGTTACAGCAAATGGCTAAACAATCTGCTAATACTAACAAAGGAGAGCCTGTTCTTAAGGTCTTGTTTCTTCCTCAGTTATGTATATGGTTTgttaagttatatatatttgctTATTTAGCTTAG
- the LOC106362731 gene encoding agamous-like MADS-box protein AGL23 produces the protein MKHTKGKQKIEMKKVESYKARRTTFYKRKAGILKKMNEIIAECGVEASFLVFPESGYPRTFAHPSMEDAVDRVKCSLGHEPSGKDDASIGSLVEAHKKLKNEELAKKLCDLHEELKMAEEKEKKMVEKKKIKELKNEWPNTLNEGVNKDELKRVHQAFVELSYSLSGKALQRLGKDGDGSSSALAERGYCDGGEAGAGEQT, from the coding sequence ATGAAACATACAAAGGGAAAGCAAAAGATCGAGATGAAAAAAGTTGAATCCTACAAAGCCAGAAGGACTACTTTTTACAAACGTAAAGCTGGGATTTTAAAGAAGATGAACGAGATCATTGCAGAATGCGGTGTGGAAGCATCTTTCTTGGTGTTCCCTGAATCCGGATATCCTCGTACATTCGCACACCCGTCTATGGAAGATGCTGTTGATCGAGTAAAGTgctctttgggacatgaaccaTCTGGGAAAGACGATGCCAGTATTGGATCACTAGTGGAAGCTCATAAGAAGCTAAAGAATGAGGAGCTCGCGAAAAAATTGTGTGATCTCCATGAGGAGCTAAAAATGGCGGAGGAGAAGGAAAAGAAGATGgtggagaaaaagaaaattaaggaATTGAAAAATGAGTGGCCGAATACTCTAAATGAAGGCGTGAACAAGGATGAGTTGAAGCGGGTGCACCAAGCCTTTGTGGAGTTAAGTTATAGCTTATCAGGTAAGGCTTTACAGAGGTTGGGAAAAGATGGTGATGGTTCGTCTTCTGCTCTTGCAGAACGTGGATATTGTGATGGTGGCGAAGCAGGAGCGGGTGAACAAACTTGA
- the LOC106364150 gene encoding increased DNA methylation 1, with protein MMMTTDDDLNDPCDFVTVEAESNPDSLQQWLSTVENGKANGTRRSDISTKAKKHLSSLGWRFAYFPKRNKKRELRYKSPKGKWFYSLATACSSCVHEDDDGSRRELIVPESDESPRDLSVAFIETVSGDNVSRRRKKRVKDCETAAFSGNKALIVSKKRKERVNVGETAAFSGTKVVLIVDVSKKRKRVSDCETTAFNGVALKEEKNHPLSDILNVDVINQQEKKRMAAAAFNSKAKGEIRPRFEKSLRKVLQVMEKKNETCEKESVRFWRKDCGPEKNCDVCCVCHFGGELLLCDGCPSAFHHTCIGLHILPEEELWFCPCCCCDICGSMVTLGNSKLMTCEQCQRRFHLKCLKQETCLVSCRGWFCSKQCSRVYSGLQSLLGRKIVVGEEGLVWSLIRAPNDGEHYDDEQMAKLDSAVEILHQGFEPSTDPFSGRDLVEELIYRKDASGVGRGFYTVLVERNNEPVTVAAMRVDKDVAEIPLVATLSSYRRSGMCRVLMDELEKQMSRMGVRRLVLPAAKEVVSTWSQGFGFKVMDSWERLEFVKHGMLDFVGTVMCSKFLREREVSGESSLTE; from the coding sequence ATGATGATGACGACGGATGATGATCTCAACGATCCATGCGATTTCGTCACTGTAGAAGCGGAATCGAACCCAGACTCACTCCAACAATGGCTCTCCACCGTAGAAAACGGAAAGGCGAACGGGACGCGGCGGTCGGATATCTCCACGAAGGCGAAGAAGCACCTCTCCTCTCTCGGCTGGCGTTTCGCTTACTTTCCTAAACGGAATAAGAAGCGAGAGCTCCGCTATAAATCTCCTAAAGGAAAGTGGTTCTACTCCTTAGCCACAGCTTGCTCGAGCTGTGTCCACGAAGACGACGATGGCTCGAGACGAGAGCTGATCGTTCCCGAATCTGATGAGTCTCCGAGAGACCTCTCAGTAGCTTTCATCGAAACCGTTTCTGGTGATAATGTatcgaggaggaggaagaagagagtgaAGGATTGTGAAACGGCGGCGTTTAGTGGGAACAAAGCGCTTATTGTgtcgaagaagaggaaggagagagTGAATGTTGGTGAAACGGCTGCGTTTAGTGGGACCAAAGTCGTTCTCATTGTTGATGTgtcgaagaagaggaagagagtgaGTGACTGTGAAACGACTGCGTTTAATGGGGTAGCTcttaaagaagaaaagaatcatCCTTTGTCTGATATTCTCAATGTTGATGTTATAAACcaacaagagaagaagagaatggcTGCTGCTGCGTTTAACAGCAAAGCCAAGGGGGAGATAAGGCCGAGGTTTGAGAAGTCGTTGAGGAAGGTCTTACAagtgatggagaagaagaatgaaACGTGTGAAAAGGAGTCTGTAAGGTTCTGGAGGAAAGACTGTGGTCCAGAGAAGAATTGTGACGTGTGTTGTGTCTGTCATTTTGGTGGAGAGTTGCTTCTATGCGACGGTTGTCCATCAGCGTTTCACCATACTTGCATAGGGTTGCACATTCTTCCAGAGGAAGAGCTCTGGTTCTGTCCATGTTGCTGCTGCGATATCTGTGGATCAATGGTAACGTTGGGAAACAGCAAGCTGATGACTTGTGAGCAGTGTCAAAGAAGGTTTCATCTAAAGTGTTTGAAACAAGAGACTTGTCTTGTTTCGTGTAGAGGCTGGTTCTGTAGTAAGCAATGCAGCAGAGTTTATTCCGGGCTTCAGAGTCTACTAGGACGTAAGATTGTGGTAGGGGAAGAGGGTTTGGTTTGGAGTTTGATTAGAGCTCCTAATGATGGTGAACACTACGATGATGAACAAATGGCCAAGCTAGACTCTGCTGTTGAGATACTTCACCAAGGGTTTGAGCCTTCAACGGACCCTTTCTCTGGGAGAGACCTTGTCGAGGAGTTGATATACAGGAAGGACGCTAGTGGCGTGGGTCGTGGGTTTTACACGGTTTTGGTAGAGAGGAACAACGAGCCTGTGACTGTGGCGGCGATGAGAGTTGACAAAGATGTAGCTGAGATCCCTTTGGTGGCGACATTGTCTAGTTACAGGAGAAGTGGGATGTGTAGAGTGCTTATGGATGAGTTGGAGAAGCAGATGTCTAGAATGGGAGTTCGTAGATTGGTTTTGCCTGCTGCTAAAGAGGTTGTGAGTACTTGGTCTCAGGGGTTTGGGTTCAAGGTGATGGATAGTTGGGAGAGGTTGGAGTTTGTGAAACATGGGATGCTTGATTTCGTTGGCACTGTGATGTGCAGTAAGTTTCTGAGGGAAAGAGAAGTGTCAGGAGAGTCAAGCTTAACTGAATAG